ACCAACAGTCCCAGGGTCTGGTACAGGAACGGCAGCTGTAAACCGACGTACACCAGCGCCGTGCCCATCACAATACCCGGCACCCCAAATCCGAAATAGGTCATACGCTCCATCAGGCGTCCGGCACGCCCGGCAATGGCCGCGTGGGCCACGGGTACCGCCAGTACCACCGCGAAGATCGCCGCCAAAAAGGAAGCGTGTGCGGAGTTCCAGGCGTAGCTGAGTTCAAAACCTCCTGCGCCATCCCGTGCCAGCCAGATGCCGAATACCGCCAGCGGCAGCACTATCGCCAGCATCAGCACCGGAGTCACCCCCAGTGCAATGAGCAGCCGCTGCCAGGGTTTCGGCCAGATCGTCAGATGTCGCCCGGGCCGCTCACGGCTACCGCGCACACGGGATTCCAGAAACAGTACCAGCCCTACAATCACCAGCAGTTGCAGTGACAGCATCGCCGCCTGACTGAGTCCGAACGCGTTGTATTCAACGAAGATCACCCGGGTAAAAGTATCCAGCCGCATGATCGCCGGCGTACCGAAATCCGACAGGGTGTACAGCGCCACCAGCAGGCCGCCGGCGGCGATGCCGGTCACTACTCGTGGCAATACCACACGCCACAAACTGACCCCCAGGGTCATGCCCAGGGTGCGGGCGGCATTGACCAGACTGGCGTCCAGACTGAGCAGCGAGGCCCGGGTGGTGAGCATCACAAAGGGGTAGGAATACAGGATCATCACAATGGTGGCCCCCACCAGCCCATCCATTGCCGGCATCGGCAGACCGAGTATATTTTCGATCTCACCGCCACGGCCAAAGGCCGCATAGAGGGTAAAGGCTCCGATATAACTGGGAATCGCCAGGGGGGCCGCGAGCAGAATCAGCCACAGTCTGCGCCAGGGCATCTGCACGTAGGCGGTCAGCAGCGCCA
This is a stretch of genomic DNA from Microbulbifer bruguierae. It encodes these proteins:
- a CDS encoding ABC transporter permease; the protein is MRRMFARWPASYPLALIIALVALVPVGVLVGLASDEVQLFDAHNLKVLTNTLLLMVFTVLGSVLIGVPLALLTAYVQMPWRRLWLILLAAPLAIPSYIGAFTLYAAFGRGGEIENILGLPMPAMDGLVGATIVMILYSYPFVMLTTRASLLSLDASLVNAARTLGMTLGVSLWRVVLPRVVTGIAAGGLLVALYTLSDFGTPAIMRLDTFTRVIFVEYNAFGLSQAAMLSLQLLVIVGLVLFLESRVRGSRERPGRHLTIWPKPWQRLLIALGVTPVLMLAIVLPLAVFGIWLARDGAGGFELSYAWNSAHASFLAAIFAVVLAVPVAHAAIAGRAGRLMERMTYFGFGVPGIVMGTALVYVGLQLPFLYQTLGLLVVAYVLRFLPLAVGSVRSTAEGLDPSLVKAARLLGASPREAFQRVTLPLTVRGMVAGAALVFLEAMRELPATLMLGPTGFETLATYLWRVYEAGYFGRAAIPGLLLVLMSALGLALMLSGERRAEFDVTENTHP